The sequence TGTACACCTCAGTTTCCcaattttgtaaaaaagaaaagtaggctGTGCTCTTTACCTACGTACTCTCTGTTGATAGTTCGTTAGCTAATACACCTTTTAAAGTGCTAATCATCTGAAGGCATTAGTAATAATTCTGTTGCTGCAGTTTACTTTGCATTTCAAGATCGGTATCTTCATGACAGTACAGATCTCATTTAGCCTACCGGCTCAATGCTGTCAGCCACACCCATGTTTTCCAGCAGTTAGGTTACTTTATCCAAAATAGTATTTTGAGTTTCATTTCTGGACCATGGTGAACATCTGAAATGGCATCCTCTCCCTTCAGGCTGCTGAACTCGTCTTTATGTTCTGCAGGCACCCGAGCAGTGATAGTGTGGCCCAGACTCCTGAATTACTACGGCGGTACCCCTTGGAGGACCACTCCGAGTTTCCCCTGCCCCCAGATGTAGTGTTCTTCTGCCAGCCCGAGGGCTGTCTGAGTGTGCGTCAGCGGCGCATGAGTCTGCGGGATGACACTTCTTTCGTCTTCACCCTCACTGACAAGGACACTGGAGTCACTCGTTATGGCATCTGTGTTAACTTCTACCGCTCCTTCCAGAAGCGTATGCctaaagaaaagggggaaggtGGGGCAGGGTCCCGTGGGAAGGAAGGATCCCGTGCCACTTGTGCATCAGAAGAGGTTGGCACTGAGACCTCAGAGACCGGCCTGTCCTTGCAACCCCCCAGTGCTGACCCCGCCCCCGATGTGAATCAGTCTCCTCGGGTCAAACCCCGGGCCAAGGCAGGGAGCCGTTCACGCAATAGTACTCTGACATCCCTGTGTGTGCTCAGCCACTATCCCTTCTTCTCCACCTTCCGAGAATGTCTGTACACCCTCAAACGTCTTGTGGACTGCTGCAGTGAGCGGCTGCTGGGCAAGAAACTGGGCATCCCTCGAGGCATACAAAGGTACAGTCTGCTGCTGACACtcagaagagagggaagcagttaGAGATGAGTCGGTTTGTGAGGGGCAGGAAATTTCCTCTGAAGCCTGAGGTCCTTCGTATGGCTAGAATGAAGTGTTGTCTTAGACCGTGTTGTAcgtttaagaataaatttttgttaaaagaaagaaatcggTCAATCATTAAAAAACATAGCCTGCGGTCCTTCATACACCTCTTTAAGCATATTGTATTAGTCCTTTCTAAGGAAAAAGTGCTACAGAGTTAGACTGCCTAACATAATAATGTTTGGAGTTCGATGTTTCATGCAGGCAGGAATATAAGTCctcatatgtatacatttttacatttgttctCTTGGATATACCCTCCAGCCCTAGCTGAGCCCAAAGATCGGGCTTTTCCGATATCATTTTTACTGTGTGGCTACTGTATTGTGTTGCAGTAGGGTATCAGCTCCTGGTGCTTATGTGTCTGTTTCCTGCTGTCTGCTCCTCAGGGACACTATGTGGCGCATCTTTACTGGATCATTGCTAGTGGAGGAGAAGTCAAGTGCCCTTCTTCATGACCTTCGAGAGATTGAGGCCTGGATCTATCGATTGCTTCGTTCCCCAGTGCCCGTCTCTGGGCAGAAGCGAGTAGACATTGAGGTCCTACCCCAGGAGCTCCAACAGGCTCTGACCTTTGCTCTTCCAGACCCTTCTCGATTCACCCTGGTGGATTTCCCACTGCACCTTCCCTTGGAACTTCTGGGTGTGGATGCCTGTCTTCAGGTGCTAACCTGCATCCTCTTAGAGCACAAGGTGAGAGAGCCAGCTTTCTAGACCTTTAAGGACGGAGCCtacatctttttcatctttttgtccCTAGAAGGTAACATATGCCAGGTATACAGGAGGCATCGTCTAGTTGTGGGCTGGATTAAGGTACTCTCGGTGGAATGTATTCAGAGGGTCTGCCACTCAATTGAATTATCCTTAACTAGACTGACCTAATTCTCCGGAAATATCAGTAGTTCTGTTCCGATGAGTGGTCCTGAAATTTGGGGGGAACAAGAACCAGGAAGGTAAGGCATGGGGCAGAGATCACTGTGAAAGCTGTGTTCGTGGAGCCCTATGCGTGGTGAGATGGAAATTAAATGGTAGCGCTGGAAACTGTTTTCTCATCCCTGTTATTCTTGCTGTTGAACGATCCTTGTGGGATGGCTTGCGGCAGGTGGTGCTACAGTCCCGAGACTACAATGCCCTCTCCATGTCTGTGATGGCATTTGTGGCGATGATCTACCCACTGGAGTATATGTTTCCTGTAATCCCACTGCTGCCCACCTGCATGGCATCGGCAGAACAGGTGAGTGCAGGTGCTTTCTGGCTTTGTCACCTCTACTTTCCAGCTCTGTCCAGCTCTGAGGGAGATCAGTGCTGAGAAGTTGTAAATCAGTACTCATCTTCCTTCCCTTATTATAACTTACATGTCCGTAAACCATGACCTAACTTGAACTGATTTGATGTCAAAACTtgtgttatttttggtttttactttcaaagtaaatgttgggacgcctgggtggctcagtcggttaagcatttgccttccactcaggtcatgatcccagggtcctgggatcgagccccatgtaaggctccccgctcagtggggagcctgcttctccctctgcctgccattcctccttGCTCAAGCCCCCCCGcccatgaataaatgaaaattttttttaaaaagtaaatgctaATAATTATAGGTTTCTGGCTACACTGTTGTAGGTGTTATATAATGTATAGAATATACACTGTTACCTCTCTAAAATCTGAAAACTTGTGAATACAGAAACACACCTACCCTCAAGAGTTTTGGAAAAGAGATTATGGACCTGGATTTCCTTATCTAAAAAGATTCTGATTCTTTAAGTGATCAAAATagatttagtttttgtttcttaccctcttttttcttcccacagCTGCTGTTGGCTCCAACTCCATACATCATCGGGGTCCCTGCCAGCTTCTTCCTCTACAAGCTGGACTTCAAAATGCCTGATGACGTATGGCTGGTGGATCTGGACAGCAATAGGGTGAGGTTCTTGGCCGAGGGACTATAGATTCTAGAAGaggattgtgttttctttttctagatccttCCCAGGAAGGTCCTCAGTTAGGTGATTTCTCTTGTGTGACTcattgaaacaatttttttaaatgcttagctTTTGCTTTATTGGCTTAATAGGCCCTGGTTAGAACTCAAAGGAGTGTCAGATTTAGTTTTGCCGGAGTGAAGTGCTGCCCTGCATCTGGGAGCAGTAAGGCGGTTGTGATCGTGGGAACACAACATACAGTGTAGCTCACCTGATGGTTCTCCTGGGCTATGGTTTCTAGTGAGAAAGTGTCTTTCAATGCAGACTTAAAATGCATATTAATATTCTGTGGCACGAGTACATTCAGACTTCAGCAGTAACCCTTATATGTGTTCgttgtaaaactttaaaaatccaaataagtataaataaataaaaaccacagcaCTAGCATGTAGAGGTAGTCACCAGTAACACCGaggtgtatttctttttatttacgtatgtgtgtattttaaatatatgtctaTACATGATATACATACTCACATATGGGTGAAAATACCGTGTATACAACTTACTATTTTTGTTACCTCCTCTATGTAAGAGTAACTCCTGAGTAATTCCAAAGTCAtgcctcttttttgtttttctggtgcaGGTGATTGCCCCCACCAATGCAGAAGTGCTCCCAACCCTGCCAGAACCAGAATCATTAGAGCTGAAGAAGCATCTGAAGCAGGTgggtgaagagagaagaaaaggaagggagcaGTGGCTACTCTAGGGCGGCCTGGAGGCTGTAGCTGTTCTAAGAGCCACTTTCCTTTCAGACGTCAAGTGGATTAGATTTTCTTAGCTAAGAAGAGGTGTGTCCCATTTCTGGGTATCAGGATGAATCTGAAAAAGGgcttttagatttttgttttttaaagatttatttagtttgagagaaagtgtgcatggggagggggaggagcacaggaagagaatctcaagcagactccccagtgattTCAgcgcctaatgtgggactcgatctcacaaccctgtgatcatggcctgacccgaaaccaagagttggacattcagcccactgagccacacagatgcccctcaTGTCTGCCATTCTTTATGGCCTTAGAGCATTCTGTCTGTCTTGTAAGGAAGGAGCTAGTCATTTGGACAATCTGACtcctttcatattttccttttgaattgaTCCCTAGGTCCCCATAAATGCTTTCTTCAAAAATTCCTCTCTTGAGTAATCCTTTCAATACATttttcattgattgattttcttcctcttctgcatGCCGAGCACAGTACCTGAAGGTAACATGTGGCAGGgccccatttcttcttcctcttgtaTGTGTTATGTAGGACCACCAGTAGACAGCTCCATATTTCTTTATAGGAATCCTTGTTCTCATTCGAAGGGTCTTTAGGAACCTCTGTGTTGTCTTAGCTGTTCAGCAGTACCTCTAGATATCTGTCTGGGCTCAAATGGGTCATTCTGTagcatccctctccctctcacttgcTTCATCCCCACTGATGTAATACAGTGTCTTGTTACTGCCGGGACTGGTGAGGATTGCAAGTTGAGAcagttctctgcctgcctttgctgTGTTTTCGTTCTTGATGATTGCTTTAGTATGGCTAATAAGATGGAGAGGTTGATATGTAGAATTGTACTTCAAATGTTTATAGGAGTTAAGATCCCTGGGCTCGTTACTCCTGTGTTCTTACCCCTGCTACTTGAAATGTGATTCACGGACCAGGAGCATTACCATTGCCTGTGGTTGTTAAAAGTGCGGAATCACCCCAGATATATtgaaccagaatctgcatttttaacaatattccCAGGTGACTCCTGTGCTCGTTAATATTTAAGAAGCATTGCTGGTCTAGACTGAAAAACATTTCATgactaaaataaatttggaaactaTTGCCCTGGGTTCCATATTTGATTAAGTTGCCTTGAGCCAGGTTGGCTTAAACTGAAAGCCTGTATAATTCAGATTATCTTCTGAAGGTTAAAGTATTTGGATTCTTATGTCAAAGACTCTTTCCTAGGAGATGACTGCCTAGCTACCCAGGAATCTGCTGCGCTCCATAGGGGATTTCCTGTTGTTCCACAGGCCCTTGCCAGCATGAGTCTCAACACCCAGCCCATCCTCAATCTGGAAAAATTCCACGAAGGCCAAGAGATCCCCCTTCTCTTGGGAAGGCCTTCTAACGACCTGCAGTCCACACCTTCCACTGAATTCAACCCACTCATCTATGGCAATGATGTGGATTCTGTGGATGTTGCAACGAGGTACGACTAAGTTGACTGGATAATCACGTGCTCTTCAACTGGGTTCTGTTCTATCAGTAGCTGCATGTGCCACCTTAGTGAAAGCAAAGAGAAGTTCTGGTTCCTCATACTCTCAGGCCTTTTAGACCTTGAGTGCAGAGAGATCGATGCTTGTTTAAGATCCTTCTCCCTGTGAAGTGCTGGCTTGGGGAGGTGGTCTGAGACCTCAGACTACAGTCGTCCTTACGGTGCAGGGTGCGGGACTCGGATCATCTCACCATCCCCTTCTTCCCCAGAGTGGCCATGGTCCGTTTCTTCAACTCCCCCAACGTGCTGCAGGGCTTCCAGATGCACACACGTACCCTGCGTCTCTTCCCTCGGCCCGTGGTAGCTTTTCAAGCTGGCTCCTTTCTAGCCTCACGTCCCCGGCAGACTCCTTTTGCAGAGAAGCTGGCCAGAACTCAGGCCGTGGAGTACTTCGGAGAATGGATCCTGAACCCCACCAACTACGCCTTCCAGCGAATCCACAACAGTGAGCGCACCTGCCCCACCTTCTGCCTTTATCCCCTGATGGCCcttccctttgcctttctttGGGGCAGCTTTGACCTGCCCCTTCCATTCCCGTTTAGCCTTAGACTTTTTCCTATCTTTCTTTTATgctcttcttgttttatttttttcctccttgttgctaactctgttctttctctttgggTAGACATGTTTGATCCAGCCCTGATTGGTGACAAGCCGAAGTGGTATGCCCATCAGCTACAGCCCATCCATTATCGAGTCTATGATAGCAACTCCCAGCTGGCCGAGGCACTGAGTGTGCCCCCAGAGCGCGACTCTGACTCTGAGCCCACTGATGACAGGTGAGCGGCAGAACCGATTTTTAAGGTACAAAGGAGGCGCTCACTGGCCTTTATTGAGCACAGTGGCAAAGCCTCGTGGGACTTAGATATTGGTCTTTGAAGCCgtggttatatttttattaattgttttgtgttagcttacttattttatcttgtttcctGGCCTCAAGTTAAGAgcactcctctttttttttcccccaaggttttttttttgtttttattttttttaagatttatttattcatttgagagagagagagaaagagcacatggaggggcagagggagaggaggagaagcagactctgcagttagtggagtggggcttgatccccgaccccgaaatcatgacctgagccagaaatcgagagttggacccttaaccaactgagccacccaggcaccccctccccccctttttaaaaagttttaaattttaatttcattgtagttaacatatagcattatattagtttcaggtgtacaatacagtgattcagcaattcgaCACATTAGTCAGTGCTTATCGTGATAAATGTACTCTAATTCTCATCACCtgttccaccccccaccctcctcccctccagtagCCGTCAGCTTGTTCTGTATTAAGAATTTctttctggggagcctgggtggctcagtgggttaaagcctttgcctttggctcaggtcatgcatgatctcagggtcttgggatcaagccgggcatcggactccctgctcagcggggagcctgcttcctcctctctctgtctttctctgcctgcctccctgtctacttgtgatctatcaaataaataaataaaaacctttaaaaaaagattctaagaatttctttcttggtttgtctttttttttttcctttgtttaattgttttgtttcttaaattctgcatatgggtgaaatcatatggtatttttctttccctgacttatttcacttagtattatactctggttctatccatgttgttgcagatggcaagatttcattcctttttatggctgagtaatactcctgtgtgtgtatgtgtgtgtgtgtatgagagtccttgcttttttatttttcctaatgctGATCACtgattctttttcccttccctttccttccattgtatttttatttttgtttctatttttgggCTCTTCACTCTGCAGTGGCAGCGATAGTATGGATTATGATGACTCAAGCTCTTCTTACTCCTCCCTTGGTGACTTTGTCAGTGAAATGATGAAGTGTGACATCAATGGTGATACTCCCAGTAAGTGTACTTGGGGACACTGGCTCGCTCCGGGCAGTGTTTGGGGCTCTGGGACCGTGCGGTCTGTACCTGCCCCCTTGGGTTTCTGCAGATGTGGATCCGTTGACGCACGCGGCGCTGGGGGATGCCAGCGAGGTGAAGATCGATGAGCTGCAGAACCAGAAGGAATCCGAGGAAGCGGGCCCGGACAGCGAGAACTCTCAGGAAAACCCGCCGCTGCGCTCCAGCTCCAGCACCACCGCCAGCAGTAGCCCCAGCACCGTCATCCATGGAGCTAATGCTGTGCGTGGCGACTTGGAAGGGTGGATGAGTGCGAGCTGTTACTGGGCACGTGGGCTGCACCTCTGTCAGTCGAGGCGGAAGCTGTTAATTTGCCGCTTCAcattcttcctgtcttcctctccaTGGGTCTCCTCGCGTAGAGCCTAGGAGACACAGAAGGAGCTCACTGGGCTTTGTTCAGGACTTAGCTAAGATTCCCCCCTTGCATAGTTTGTGGCACAGACACCAGGGGTGTCACAGAgatcttctttctctcattcccttAGGATAGGAGATGGGAACCTGATAGGCCTGGCTTGGCCCTGCTAATCTGAGAATACAGGAAGGTATTGCTGGGCACCAGGTGactagtttttatttaatgtgcCCTTTAGGAACCTGCCGATTCAACGGAGGTGGACGATAAGGCATCAGTAGGCGTCTCCAAGCCCCTCTCTGCCGTGCCTCCCAGCATGGGCAAATCGAACATGGACAGGCGCCAGACAGAAATCGGAGAGGGGTCAGTGCGCCGGCGAACCTATGACAATCCATACTTCGAGCCCCAGTATGGCCTTCCCCCTGAGGAAGATGATGATGAGCAGGGGGAAAGTTACACTCCCCGATTCAGCCAACATGTCAATGGCAATCGGTGAGAGCCTGGGGATTCCTTCTAGATGGGTGACTGAAGGACCGCACTGCAGTGGACCCCGGGTGAGGGTTAATCAGAAAGTTGGAGAAGTCCAAATGCTCTGGTTGCCCTCCGTCCCAGGCTGGTGCTTTGATCTAGGCATATACGAGTTGTGGGAAGGGAGCCATGATGGCAGTGCAGGCCAGGCCCACACTCCCAAGACTAGGTACCCTTGCCTGGGGCTCACAGGTGCCACTGTGCATTCAAGGGCTCAAAAGCTGCTGCGGCCCAACAGCTTGAAACTGGCAAGCGACTCCGAGGCAGAGTCTGACTCTCGCGCAAGCTCACCCACCTCCACCATCTCCAACAACAGCACCGAGGGCTTCGGGGGCATCATGTCTTTTGCCAGTAAGTGCCTTCAGCTCTCCTGTCTCTGTCCCGTTTGGTCTGCAATAGAGCCTGGCCATGGTGGGTGCTGCTTAGAACCTCAGGTGTAGGGCTGGACTGTTGGTATCGAGCCTCAGTCCAGCTTGTTCGGGTGACAATGAATAAGGTATTTTCCAGGGAGGACAGTAAAGGACAGGGACAGATTAGTCTCTCTCCCCGGAGGTTTCAGTCTATCTCAGGTAAGATAGCAGTCAACTGAGAGTCGTTGTATTAAACGTCATATGTTTTGTGGAAATACAATGGTCAAATTGGGTTTGGGTTCTGTATACCTTTTTTGCCTGGTGAAGGACTTTTTCATGAACACACTTGGAAATCTGTATGAGGAGTGTATATGAGGTTGACTTTTGTGCCTAGAGAATATGGCCGGAAATGCGGGGTGGTGTCAGTTAAAGATTAAGGACAGACCAGGGACCGGAGAGAGCCAGCATCAGGAATAATTATGACTGAGTTTTTTCAGAAGCCAGGTAAGGGCAGCGTCAACATCTGACCAAAAGTGCATGAAGTCAGCTTTCACACCGAGCTAGCGGTTGGTGAGAGACTTGGCTGTTACCAGGGGAGATGGTCAGAGAAAGTTGTTACTGGGTTTTGAACAATCCTGGCAGCTGCCCCTTTGGTTGCCCTAAATTACAGACTTGGTCTTTTCTGTGGTAGATCAGAGGTACCGGGGCTGtgcttgaaaaggaagaagatggagCTGATGGTGCAGTCATCAGCTTTGATTCTCTGTGCTCCTAACTCATCGCTCTCACACCCTCCCCTTGACAGGCAGCCTATATCGAAACCACAGTACGAGCTTCAGTCTTTCAAACCTCACACTGCCCACCAAAGGTGCGAGAGAGAAGACCACACCCTTCCCCAGTCTGAAAGGTAACTGCAGCCCTCCTTCCGCCGAACCAGGATTCTCCAGGAGATATCTCAGGCCTACGGGTGCTTGTCAGGAACCCTGTGTATGATGGCTCATTTGATCTGGCTGTGGCCCCTCATACCGCTTCTCATGGCTTTCACTGCTCATGATGGGCTCTGACTGGTTTTCAGATGGGAATGGTCTCTGTAGCTGGAGAGGAGGCTCTGCTGTGTCATTTAGGATACCAGCGGCTGTGCCATAACTGCTTCTGGGGCGATCCATAAGGGGTCATGAGCTGCCACCAATCATCTGCCAGCTTCTTGCTGCATGAGCAGAggagggctctgtcccagggagCTGGCCCGCCGGGGGATGGTTGCGAGAGCCTGGCACTGTTTACAGAGCCAAGAAGCCTCTCACTTTGACTTCACGTCGATGGGCCCTGTGGGTGGGCCAGGTAGTATTGGTTGGCTTCTAAGAACAGTTATGATCTTATTTGATTTTCGTTTGTGAGCTTGGAGGGTCTGAAGGGCTCTTCGGAATTTACTCTCTTgacgtttgtttgttttctctggctATTGGGctgaaatatttaattacagTAGAGAGCATAGTGAGAAGAgctccatatatattttaactgaCTTCTCTCCCCAGTGATTAAAAACTCCGGCAATCAAAGAAGTGTTCTCTGATGGGGATGGGAACATAGGGTAGGTGGGCAAAGAGACGTGATAGCTAGAGGTGTAGGGGGCTAACTAGCACTGTGGCACGAATCCACACACAACTCAGTAGCTTAGGAAGAGGGTTAGTCACTGGCTTCATGTGATGTAGTTGGGGAGGAAAGCGGTTGAAATGCCTTCATCGCATGCGGCCGCCTCACTCATCTGCTGCCCCTCTCGCTCCCATCCGCCTCCGGCCTCACACGCCCACCCCACTTCCCATGACAGCATCTGCAAGATGGGTCTCCTCTCTCGGCCTCCTGGCAGGCCCTCTGGACCCCGTGCGAGATGTTTCATGAAAACCAGCAGTCCCTCTTTCATGCATGTGCCTGTTCAGTACCTGAAGGTCCCTCGTGTCATTTACCCTGCCCCTGGCTTTTAGAGACCATAGCCCTAAGGACGGTCTTTCCTAGAGCCTTGGTGGTTTCCTGATCTCTTGGCTTCCAGCTCTGAGGTGCCTGAGAACTACGGTTATGTGCACTAAGCTTTGGGAGAATCCTCAGGTGGTCTGACATACAGCTCCATTGAGGGGAACAGGGGTTGTGGTATCACGGTGCACCTACTAACTGTGTATTTTGTGTCCCAGTATTTGGGCTAAATACTCTAATGGAGATTGTTACTGAAGCCGGCCCCGGGAGTGGTGAAGGTGGGTCTTGCCCGTGAGCTGtgcatgatcttttttttttcctagcatcTTCCGTGCCTGCCTGAGGGCCATCCTCCGCACGGAGCAAGCAGTGTCCCATGAGTGACCTGCCTTGCCCCTCCCCCGTGACGCCCGTGCTTGCCCGTGGGGCGCTGCTGGTGCATGTGGAGTGGCCTGAGTCTCCATCCCCACCTCCTCCACATTGCCATGGCTGGTTTCGACCTATGTGTGATGGCCCGGGGCCACCCTCGCCCAGCCCTT comes from Mustela erminea isolate mMusErm1 chromosome 9, mMusErm1.Pri, whole genome shotgun sequence and encodes:
- the MADD gene encoding MAP kinase-activating death domain protein isoform X31 — translated: MVQKKKLCPRLLDYLVIVGARHPSSDSVAQTPELLRRYPLEDHSEFPLPPDVVFFCQPEGCLSVRQRRMSLRDDTSFVFTLTDKDTGVTRYGICVNFYRSFQKRMPKEKGEGGAGSRGKEGSRATCASEEVGTETSETGLSLQPPSADPAPDVNQSPRVKPRAKAGSRSRNSTLTSLCVLSHYPFFSTFRECLYTLKRLVDCCSERLLGKKLGIPRGIQRDTMWRIFTGSLLVEEKSSALLHDLREIEAWIYRLLRSPVPVSGQKRVDIEVLPQELQQALTFALPDPSRFTLVDFPLHLPLELLGVDACLQVLTCILLEHKVVLQSRDYNALSMSVMAFVAMIYPLEYMFPVIPLLPTCMASAEQLLLAPTPYIIGVPASFFLYKLDFKMPDDVWLVDLDSNRVIAPTNAEVLPTLPEPESLELKKHLKQALASMSLNTQPILNLEKFHEGQEIPLLLGRPSNDLQSTPSTEFNPLIYGNDVDSVDVATRVAMVRFFNSPNVLQGFQMHTRTLRLFPRPVVAFQAGSFLASRPRQTPFAEKLARTQAVEYFGEWILNPTNYAFQRIHNNMFDPALIGDKPKWYAHQLQPIHYRVYDSNSQLAEALSVPPERDSDSEPTDDSGSDSMDYDDSSSSYSSLGDFVSEMMKCDINGDTPNVDPLTHAALGDASEVKIDELQNQKESEEAGPDSENSQENPPLRSSSSTTASSSPSTVIHGANAEPADSTEVDDKASVGVSKPLSAVPPSMGKSNMDRRQTEIGEGSVRRRTYDNPYFEPQYGLPPEEDDDEQGESYTPRFSQHVNGNRAQKLLRPNSLKLASDSEAESDSRASSPTSTISNNSTEGFGGIMSFASSLYRNHSTSFSLSNLTLPTKGAREKTTPFPSLKVFGLNTLMEIVTEAGPGSGEGNRRALVDQKSSVIKHSPTVKREPPSPQGRSSNSSENQQFLKEVVHSVLDGQGVGWLNMKKVRRLLESEQLRVFVLSKLNRSVQSEDDARQDAIPDVEVSRKVYKGMLDLLKCTVLSLEQSYAHAGLGGMASIFGLLEIAQTHYYSKEPDKRKKSPTESVNTPVGKDPGLSGRGDPKAMAQLRVPQLGPRAPSAAGKGPRELDTRSLKEENFVASVGPEVIKSVFETEEKKSQISADSGVSLTSGSQRTDPDSVIGVSPAVMVRSSSQDSEVSNSSGETLGADSDLSSNAGDGPGGEGSAHLASSRGTLSDSEIETNSATSTIFGKAHSLKPSVKEKLVGSPVRSSEDVSQRVYLYEGLLGRDKGSMWDQLEDAAMETFSISKERSTLWDQMQFWEDAFLDAVMLEREGMGMDQGPQEMIDRYLSLGEHDRKRLEDDEDRLLATLLHNLISYMLLMKVNKNDIRKKVRRLMGKSHIGLVYSQQINEVLDQLANLNGRDLAIRSSGSRHMKKQTFVVHAGTDTNGDIFFMEVCDDCVVLRSNIGTVYERWWYEKLINMTYCPKTKVLCLWRRNGSETQLNKFYTKKCRELYYCVKDSMERAAARQQSIKPGPELGGEFPVQDMKTGEGGLLQVTLEGINLKFMHSQFLKLKKW
- the MADD gene encoding MAP kinase-activating death domain protein isoform X20, whose amino-acid sequence is MVQKKKLCPRLLDYLVIVGARHPSSDSVAQTPELLRRYPLEDHSEFPLPPDVVFFCQPEGCLSVRQRRMSLRDDTSFVFTLTDKDTGVTRYGICVNFYRSFQKRMPKEKGEGGAGSRGKEGSRATCASEEVGTETSETGLSLQPPSADPAPDVNQSPRVKPRAKAGSRSRNSTLTSLCVLSHYPFFSTFRECLYTLKRLVDCCSERLLGKKLGIPRGIQRDTMWRIFTGSLLVEEKSSALLHDLREIEAWIYRLLRSPVPVSGQKRVDIEVLPQELQQALTFALPDPSRFTLVDFPLHLPLELLGVDACLQVLTCILLEHKVVLQSRDYNALSMSVMAFVAMIYPLEYMFPVIPLLPTCMASAEQLLLAPTPYIIGVPASFFLYKLDFKMPDDVWLVDLDSNRVIAPTNAEVLPTLPEPESLELKKHLKQALASMSLNTQPILNLEKFHEGQEIPLLLGRPSNDLQSTPSTEFNPLIYGNDVDSVDVATRVAMVRFFNSPNVLQGFQMHTRTLRLFPRPVVAFQAGSFLASRPRQTPFAEKLARTQAVEYFGEWILNPTNYAFQRIHNNMFDPALIGDKPKWYAHQLQPIHYRVYDSNSQLAEALSVPPERDSDSEPTDDSGSDSMDYDDSSSSYSSLGDFVSEMMKCDINGDTPNVDPLTHAALGDASEVKIDELQNQKESEEAGPDSENSQENPPLRSSSSTTASSSPSTVIHGANAEPADSTEVDDKASVGVSKPLSAVPPSMGKSNMDRRQTEIGEGAQKLLRPNSLKLASDSEAESDSRASSPTSTISNNSTEGFGGIMSFASSLYRNHSTSFSLSNLTLPTKGAREKTTPFPSLKVFGLNTLMEIVTEAGPGSGEGNRRALVDQKSSVIKHSPTVKREPPSPQGRSSNSSENQQFLKEVVHSVLDGQGVGWLNMKKVRRLLESEQLRVFVLSKLNRSVQSEDDARQDAIPDVEVSRKVYKGMLDLLKCTVLSLEQSYAHAGLGGMASIFGLLEIAQTHYYSKEPDKRKKSPTESVNTPVGKDPGLSGRGDPKAMAQLRVPQLGPRAPSAAGKGPRELDTRSLKEENFVASVGPEVIKSVFETEEKKSQISADSGVSLTSGSQRTDPDSVIGVSPAVMVRSSSQDSEVSNSSGETLGADSDLSSNAGDGPGGEGSAHLASSRGTLSDSEIETNSATSTIFGKAHSLKPSVKEKLVGSPVRSSEDVSQRVYLYEGLLGRDKGSMWDQLEDAAMETFSISKERSTLWDQMQFWEDAFLDAVMLEREGMGMDQGPQEMIDRYLSLGEHDRKRLEDDEDRLLATLLHNLISYMLLMKVNKNDIRKKVRRLMGKSHIGLVYSQQINEVLDQLANLNGRDLAIRSSGSRHMKKQTFVVHAGTDTNGDIFFMEVCDDCVVLRSNIGTVYERWWYEKLINMTYCPKTKVLCLWRRNGSETQLNKFYTKKCRELYYCVKDSMERAAARQQSIKPGPELGGEFPVQDMKTGEGGLLQVTLEGINLKFMHSQVFIELNHIKKCNTVRGVFVLEEFVPEIKEVVSHKYKTPMAHEICYSVLCLFSYVAAVRSREEDLRTPPRPVSS